ACGGCATGTTCGAAGACCTCGGGTTGAAGTATCTCGGACCGGTCGACGGCCACGACGAGCAGGCTGTGGAGTCGGCACTGGGTCGCGCCAAAGAGTTCGGCGGCCCGTGCATAGTGCACGTCATCACCCAGAAGGGGCGCGGGTACCAGCCCGCGATGGATGACGAAGCCGACCAGTGGCACGGAATCGGCAAGTTCAACCCCGAGACCGGTCTGCCGTTCGAGGTGTCGGGCCGCATCTGGACCGACGAGTTCAGTGACGAGATGGTGCGCATCGGCGCCGAACGGCCCGATGTCGTCGCTATCACCGCAGCCATGCTCATCCCGGTCGGTCTCGATAAGTTCGCCGAGAAATATCCCGAGCGGGTATTCGATGTCGGCATCGCCGAACAGCACGCCGTCACGATGTCCGCCGGCCTCGCCTACGGCGGACTGCACCCCGTGGTTGCGCTGTACGCGACATTCCTGAATCGCGCCTTCGACCAGTTGCTCATGGACTGCGCGCTGCACCACCAGGGTGTGACGTTTGTGCTGGACAGAGCGGGCGTCACCGGGTCGGACGGCCCGTCGCACAACGGTATGTGGGACATGGCAATCTGTTCGATCGTGCCCGGCCTGCGGCTGGCTGCACCTCGGGACGGCGAGCAGGTCAAGCTGCAACTGCGTGAAGCGCTCGACATCGACGACGCTCCGACCGTCATTCGGTTCCCGAAGGGTGATGTCGCGCAGCCGCTGACAGCGGCGCGCTCGGTGGGCATGATCGATGTGTTGCGTGATGGGCAGGATTGTCCCGATGTACTGCTCGTGGGTGTGGGCGCAATGTGCCCCACTGCACTTGGCGTCGCGGACAAACTTGCCGCGCAAGGCATCTCGACGATGGTGATCGACCCCCGGTGGGTGTTGCCCGTGTCGCCCGACCTCGTGGATCTGGCACGTAAGGCCCGACATGTGGCGGTCATCGAAGACAATCTGGTCACCAATGGCGTAGGTGTCGCGATCGCTGCCCGGTTGTCGGAGCTGTCCGTTGATGTTCCGGTGTATAGGTTCGGCATACCGAAGCGATTCCTGGAGCATGCTTCACGGGGTCAGGTGCTGGAAGAAATAGGCCTGACCTGCGACGTCATTGCCACCGACCTGATCGGCCGCGTCGGCAGCTGAAGTCGGCACTCGGCATCCGCGTCGCCAAGCCGATACCTTGGTATGACGTAGGTCACATTCAAGAGGTGTGGCTGCGTCGAGATGTGGAGGTTCGGACATGGCAGGTAACAGAGTTGTCGTCTACAAGGGCGCTGGTGAAGTAGCGGTCGAGGAGATTGATTACCCGTCCTTGGAGCTCCCGGACGATGTCGTGACAGGTCTGAACATCCAGCGCAAGGCGCCGCATGCAGTGATTCTGCGGCTGGTGACCACGAATATCTGTGGCAGTGACCAGCACATGGTGCGAGGCCGCACCACTGCGCCGATCGGTCAGACGCTGGGTCACGAGATCACCGGCGAGGTGGTCGACATGGGGGAGGATGTGCTCTTCGTCAAGAAGGGTGACATCTGCTCGGTCCCCTTCAACATTGCCTGCGGCCGGTGCCGCATGTGCAACGAGGGCAAGACCGGCATCTGCCTCAACGTCAACCCTGCACGGGCCGGCGCCGCCTACGGGTACGTCGACATGGGCGGCTGGATCGGCGGCCAGGCCGAGTACGTGATGGTGCCGTACGCCGATTTCAATCTGCTCCCGTTCCCTGACCGCGATCAGGCAATGGAGAAGATCATGGACTTGACGATGCTGTCGGACATCTTCCCGACCGGGTATCACGGGGCGTACACCGCAGGTGTGACCACGGGATCGACGGTGTACGTCGCGGGGGCCGGGCCCGTCGGTTTGGCTGCTGCTCACGCCGCCCAGCTACTCGGGGCGTCGGTGGTCGTCGTCGGCGATATGAACACCGAACGTCTTGCCCAGGCGCGTAGTTTCGGCTGCGAGACCGTAGATCTATCCGGTGGCGACGATCTGGTCGACCTGATTGAGGCGGTCGTCGGGGAGCGCGAGGTCGATGCCGCTGTCGACGCCGTGGGTTTCGAAGCCCGCGGGCACGGTGCGGATGCCGAGGAGGCACCTGCGACGGTGCTCAACGCCTGCATGACCCTCACGCGCGCAGGTGGCGGAATCGGCATACCGGGGCTCTATGTCACCGGTGATCCCGGTGCTGCCGACGACAATGCCAAAGAAGGCACCCTCGGTATCCGGCTCGGTCTGGGATGGGCGAAGTCGCACTCGCTGATGACCGGCCAGTGCCCGGTGAAGAAGTACAACCGCCAGTTGATGAATCTGATTCTGCGGGACAAGGCGCAGATCGCCAAGGCCGTCAACGCGGTCAAGATCACCCTGGATGAGGCGCCGAACGGGTACGCCGACTTCGACAAGGGCGCAGCTAAGAAGTACGTCATCGATCCGCACGGCATGCTCGGCTGATCGAAATACGTGTTCGAGCCCGTCGAGGTGTCATCTGTGCAGCTGGGTCGACCCAGATCTAGCGCAATCGACATCTCGGCGGGTGACACGCATTGGACAATGTGCGGCATGACTGCGAACGAACCGACAACGCGCGATGCAGACAGCCATGGCGTCATCAGAGTTGTCGGTGCCCGCGCCAACAACCTGCGCAACATCAGTATCGAGATTCCGAAGCGACGCCTCACCGTTTTCACCGGAGTCTCCGGTTCGGGCAAGAGTTCCCTGGTTTTCGGCACGATTGCGGCGGAGTCCCAGCGGCTGATCAACGAGACGTACAGCTCCTTCGTGCAGGGTTTCATGCCGACCCTGGGTCGTCCTGATGTTGACATCATGGACGGTCTGACGACTGCGATCGTGGTTGGTCAGGAGCGGATCGGCGGCGACCCACGTTCGACTGTCGGCACAGTTACCGA
This portion of the Dermatophilaceae bacterium Sec6.4 genome encodes:
- the dxs gene encoding 1-deoxy-D-xylulose-5-phosphate synthase, which translates into the protein MGLLQRINSPADVRSIPVEQLDELAAEIRAFLVESVSKTGGHLGPNLGVVELTIAMHRVFDSPHDAFIFDTGHQAYIHKLLTGRHDFSGLKKQGGLSGYPSRAESEHDVVENSHASASLSWAEGIAQARVLQGRRDRHTIAVIGDGALTGGMAWEALNNIAVNRALPLVIVVNDNERSYAPTIGGLAEHLATLRTTRSYERMLDWGKSALQRTPVFGTVMYETLHGVKKGVKDIVAPQHGMFEDLGLKYLGPVDGHDEQAVESALGRAKEFGGPCIVHVITQKGRGYQPAMDDEADQWHGIGKFNPETGLPFEVSGRIWTDEFSDEMVRIGAERPDVVAITAAMLIPVGLDKFAEKYPERVFDVGIAEQHAVTMSAGLAYGGLHPVVALYATFLNRAFDQLLMDCALHHQGVTFVLDRAGVTGSDGPSHNGMWDMAICSIVPGLRLAAPRDGEQVKLQLREALDIDDAPTVIRFPKGDVAQPLTAARSVGMIDVLRDGQDCPDVLLVGVGAMCPTALGVADKLAAQGISTMVIDPRWVLPVSPDLVDLARKARHVAVIEDNLVTNGVGVAIAARLSELSVDVPVYRFGIPKRFLEHASRGQVLEEIGLTCDVIATDLIGRVGS
- the fdhA gene encoding formaldehyde dehydrogenase, glutathione-independent, with protein sequence MAGNRVVVYKGAGEVAVEEIDYPSLELPDDVVTGLNIQRKAPHAVILRLVTTNICGSDQHMVRGRTTAPIGQTLGHEITGEVVDMGEDVLFVKKGDICSVPFNIACGRCRMCNEGKTGICLNVNPARAGAAYGYVDMGGWIGGQAEYVMVPYADFNLLPFPDRDQAMEKIMDLTMLSDIFPTGYHGAYTAGVTTGSTVYVAGAGPVGLAAAHAAQLLGASVVVVGDMNTERLAQARSFGCETVDLSGGDDLVDLIEAVVGEREVDAAVDAVGFEARGHGADAEEAPATVLNACMTLTRAGGGIGIPGLYVTGDPGAADDNAKEGTLGIRLGLGWAKSHSLMTGQCPVKKYNRQLMNLILRDKAQIAKAVNAVKITLDEAPNGYADFDKGAAKKYVIDPHGMLG